Proteins encoded by one window of Musa acuminata AAA Group cultivar baxijiao chromosome BXJ2-9, Cavendish_Baxijiao_AAA, whole genome shotgun sequence:
- the LOC135623436 gene encoding clathrin interactor EPSIN 2-like isoform X5, whose translation MKKVFGQTVRDLKREVNKKVLKVPNIEQKILDATSNESWGPHGSLLADIAQATRNYHEYQMIMNVIWKRINDTGKNWRHVYKTLSDFQYIDSSGRDQGNNVRRKSQSLVVLVNDKERIYELRQKGAASRDKYRGAGSTGRPGGYSDHCEDDRYESRTASRDEDRYGNGKEREWGYKDDDRYNRDRDSYGREGDRSSVYSDERHGRDGFRDDDSRGGHGNDDYQDGSRNRSIDDDDRYSTRSGGGRSDSVPPEERQLERRSSEQSIGAPPSYEEATRDAQTNMQEASPIVRNGDEFVATAPRASSPHAPKPSSPSESTTQGSPFAPTDGSPLKSTIQGLGHAPVGASASANNTDNNVFEDFDPRGSVSVASPAAGPPAASSLEMDLFGSASASDSIYSLDMMPLPTTTNGTGVDLPTNSDLGADFMVMSSGAMSQHGENPFGDLPFIAIHENSSNQLESFAHITSFNSSISTGGAEIFPPEASKIQTATDFDFDAAFGVTCNPPLDGQQSSYGSPVILTQEVPLTQASNEISGMLATQTGSAALNPMQEAQPAAPAAQQNIIPQSGPQAPFALQATHFPAQDARPITPTNNQAAQARDDISGVFATQTGLAAYIPVQEAQPVVPTHGQGNLIPQSGSPAPFMLEAARPITPTHGQGNLIPQSGPPALFMSEAARPIAPINNQSTQLSEAAYPIAQINNQFMQLNLSSQPGPQAPTALEVTPAPSALPPIRTAESKEKFEPKSAVWADTLSRGLVNLNISGPKINPHADIGIDFDSMNRKEKRREDKKVSTAPVSVTTMGKAMGSGSGIGRAGASSLAVPPNPMMGNGMGMGMGMGGMGMMGGAGMGMGMMGGSGMGMMGGASMGMGMGMGGYGGSMNQPMGMGMNMGMNQGMMPQRPPMGGPLGGNGMPGAGYNPMMGMGNYGSQQPYGGGGGGGGGGGGGGGGGYSR comes from the exons ACTTTATCTGATTTCCAGTATATTGATTCAAGTGGAAGAGACCAGGGAAACAATGTCAGGAGGAAGTCCCAGAGTCTTGTGGTTCTGGTGAACGATAAAGAGAGAATATACGAACTTAGGCAAAAAGGTGCTGCTAGCCGGGACAA ATATCGAGGTGCAGGTTCAACTGGTAGGCCTGGAGGCTACAGTGACCATTGTGAGGATGATCGTTATGAGAGTCGCACTGCTAGTAGAGACGAAGATCGATATGGTAATGGAAAAGAAAGAGAATGGGGATATAAAGATGATGATAGATACAACAGAGACAGGGACTCATACGGTCGAGAGGGAGATCGGAGTAGTGTGTATTCTGATGAACGTCATGGCAGAGATGGTTTTAGAGATGATGATTCTAGAGGAGGTCATGGTAATGATGATTATCAAGATGGTTCAAGAAACCGAAGCATCGATGATGATGACCGGTATTCAACTCG AAGTGGTGGTGGCAGAAGTGATAGTGTTCCACCAGAGGAAag GCAGCTGGAACGTAGGTCCTCTGAGCAGAGTATTGGTGCACCACCAAGCTATGAAGAAGCTACAAGAGATGCTCAAACCAATATGCAAGAAGCTAG CCCCATTGTTAGGAATGGTGATGAATTTGTAGCAACTGCACCAAGAGCATCTTCACCTCATGCACCTAAACCAAGCTCTCCTTCAGAAAGCACAACCCAAGGTTCTCCTTTTGCACCAACAGATGGTTCTCCTTTGAAAAGTACAATCCAAGGTTTAGGCCATGCCCCAGTAGGTGCATCTGCATCAGCAAACAACACTGACAACAATGTTTTTGAAGATTTTGATCCACGTGGTTCAGTGTCAG TTGCTTCACCTGCAGCTGGTCCACCTGCTGCAAGTAGTCTGGAGATGGACTTATTTGGATCAGCATCAGCATCGGATTCTATTTATTCATTGGATATGATGCCTTTGCCTACGACCACTAATGGTACTGGGGTTGATCTTCCAACAAATTCAGATCTTGGGGCAGATTTTATGGTGATGTCATCTGGTGCAATGAGTCAG CATGGTGAGAATCCTTTTGGTGATCTTCCTTTTATAGCTATCCATGAAAATTCCTCCAACCAGCTAGAGAGCTTTGCACATATCACTTCCTTCAACTCTTCAATTTCCACTGGAGGTGCTGAAATTTTCCCACCTGAAGCTTCCAAGATACAAACAGCCACAGACTTTGATTTTGATGCTGCTTTTGGTGTTACATGCAATCCTCCATTGGATGGTCAACAAAGCTCTTATGGAAGTCCAGTGATTTTGACCCAGGAAGTTCCTCTGACTCAGGCAAGCAATGAAATTTCAGGGATGCTTGCCACACAAACAGGATCAGCAGCCCTTAATCCCATGCAGGAAGCTCAACCTGCAGCACCAGCTGCACAACAAAATATTATTCCCCAGTCAGGtccacaagctccatttgcattacAGGCAACTCATTTTCCTGCCCAGGATGCTCGTCCTATTACTCCAACAAATAATCAGGCTGCCCAGGCTAGGGATGATATTTCTGGTGTTTTCGCCACACAAACAGGATTGGCAGCTTATATTCCCGTGCAGGAAGCTCAACCTGTAGTACCAACACATGGGCAAGGAAATCTTATTCCTCAGTCAGGTTCACCAGCACCATTTATGTTAGAGGCAGCTCGTCCTATAACACCAACACATGGACAAGGAAATCTTATTCCTCAGTCAGGTCCACCAGCACTATTTATGTCAGAGGCAGCTCGTCCTATTGCTCCAATAAATAACCAATCCACCCAGTTGTCAGAGGCAGCTTATCCTATTGCTCAAATAAATAACCAGTTCATGCAGTTGAATCTTTCTTCGCAGCCCGGCCCTCAGGCTCCCACTGCCTTAGAAGTGACTCCTGCTCCATCAGCTTTACCACCTATAAGAACAGCTGAATCAAAGGAAAAGTTTGAACCCAAATCAGCAGTCTGGGCTGACACACTGAGTCGAGGTCTAGTGAATCTGAATATATCAGGAC CTAAAATCAATCCTCATGCAGATATTGGCATTGATTTTGATTCTATGAATCGGAaggagaaaagaagagaagataaGAAGGTTTCTACAGCACCGGTATCTGTCACCACCATGGGCAAAGCTATGGGATCTGGCTCCGGCATTGGACGTGCTGGTGCAAGTTCCTTAGCGGTCCCTCCAAATCCCATGATGGGCAATGGAATGGGCATGGGCATGGGCATGGGTGGAATGGGCATGATGGGTGGTGCTGGTATGGGAATGGGTATGATGGGTGGTTCCGGAATGGGCATGATGGGTGGTGCCAGcatggggatggggatggggatgggtGGTTATGGTGGAAGCATGAATCAACCTATGGGCATGGGGATGAACATGGGAATGAACCAGGGAATGATGCCTCAACGACCGCCAATGGGAGGCCCGCTGGGTGGAAATGGTATGCCTGGGGCTGGCTACAACCCCATGATGGGCATGGGCAACTATGGATCTCAGCAACCATatggtggtggaggtggaggtggaggtggaggtggaggtggaggtggaggtggatatAGCAGATGA